In Myxococcales bacterium, the DNA window CACGTTGTAGAGCAACTGATTGCCGCACACCGTATCGAGGCTGTCCAAGATCGCAAGGTTCCCCTGGAACTCGGTGACGTTGCCGCCCCACTTGCTGGTGTCGCCGTCCAAGTTGTAGGCGTCCTTGGCCGCTTGTTTCTTGGTGTTGTCGGCCTCGAAGGTCTTGTTCAGCGCGGTGTTGATCGCCGGACGGCCCATGCGATCGATCTGCGCGCCGAGCGTTGGCGGGGTAGGAACCGTACCGCCGTCGGAACCCGCAACACCGCCGCTACCGCCGGTGTTACCGCCGCTGCCGGCGGTACCGCCGCCGCTGCCGGCCGTACCGCCGCTGCCACCGGTCGCCCCGGTGCCACCCGTCGCGCCGGTGCCGCCGGTGCCGCCGGTGCCGCCGGTGGCCTTCTTGCCGCCTCCCCCCGAATCGTCGTCACCACAACCGGTGACCGCTGCCGTACCGACGCAGAGCGCCGAGGCGAGGAACAAAATCATGGTTCTATTCATGGCTCGCCTCCTTTCAGGGTGCTTTGTTGGTACTGGCCCAGACGGCAACGGCCGGAGCCGTCGTTCCGCTGACCAGGGTGGGGTCGATCTCGACCACGATGGAGAGCACGTTCTTGCTCGCGAAGAAGTCCTTCGCCGCGCCGGCGTCGGCCTTCGGATCGGTGCTCAGCTTGCTGACCAACACGGCGGAGGTCGGCGCGTCAATCGTGGGGCAACCGTAGGCGTCGAACGTCAATGACGCCGCGACACTCTCGACCGTCGCAACCGTGTCCTTGAAACCATCGAGGTTGAAGAAGAACGGATCGTCGCGGAGTCCCGCGAAGACCTTCAGCTTGCCGCTGGCGCTGCTGATGCCAGCGGTCGCGCTCGCGTCACCCTCGACGTATTCTTTGTCCCCCACCCAGCACTTGGCTTTCTGAGCCGCGTCGAAGGTGCAGATCACGTTGACGTCGGGCTCGGTCGGCGCAAGGCCGACGGCCCCCGACTTCGTGTGGATGACGTACTGGACCTTGTCCGAGAACTTGGACGCCGTCGTTGCGAGCGGCGCCACGTTCATGACCATGACCAGCTTGCCGCTCTGCATCCACGCGTATACGTCGGTGATGTCAGCGGCCGGGTCCGTGGCCAGGGCGTCCGAATCGATATGGTCGGCCGCAAAAGCCAAGGGCGTCGCGCCGAAGACGGCGCAGACCGCGAGCGCTTTCCGCCATTTATGCACTATTTTCATCAGTTGACCTCCGAGGGGCGCAGGATTTGCCGAGACGCCCAGTTCCGTTACGTAACGACGCTTGGTTTGGATCACAAGCCGTGGCGATTTGGCCTCGGTTTGTGCGCGCTCATGGCGACCACGGCCGCAATCGCTCATCTCGGGCACGACACCGGCGGGGGAGAGCGCAGCATCACTCTCGACCTCGAGCGGGAGA includes these proteins:
- a CDS encoding DUF4331 family protein → MNRTMILFLASALCVGTAAVTGCGDDDSGGGGKKATGGTGGTGGTGATGGTGATGGSGGTAGSGGGTAGSGGNTGGSGGVAGSDGGTVPTPPTLGAQIDRMGRPAINTALNKTFEADNTKKQAAKDAYNLDGDTSKWGGNVTEFQGNLAILDSLDTVCGNQLLYNVEAAQPYSGLAGALAKDWLIVDVTKPTCGYLGYETPVLGLGTTGNCGGRMLADDVIDLSYSGLAAGAAGFPSGKPAVGDGVAANDKAFLTSFPYLAAPN
- a CDS encoding DUF4331 family protein, coding for MKIVHKWRKALAVCAVFGATPLAFAADHIDSDALATDPAADITDVYAWMQSGKLVMVMNVAPLATTASKFSDKVQYVIHTKSGAVGLAPTEPDVNVICTFDAAQKAKCWVGDKEYVEGDASATAGISSASGKLKVFAGLRDDPFFFNLDGFKDTVATVESVAASLTFDAYGCPTIDAPTSAVLVSKLSTDPKADAGAAKDFFASKNVLSIVVEIDPTLVSGTTAPAVAVWASTNKAP